The Pygocentrus nattereri isolate fPygNat1 chromosome 1, fPygNat1.pri, whole genome shotgun sequence genome window below encodes:
- the arl1 gene encoding ADP-ribosylation factor-like protein 1 encodes MGGFFSSLFSGLFGTREMRILILGLDGAGKTTILYRLQVGEVVTTIPTIGFNVETVTYKNLKFQVWDLGGQTSIRPYWRCYYSNTDAVIYVVDSSDRDRMGISKSELVAMLEEEELKKAILVVFANKQDMEQAMTPTEVANSLGLPALKDRKWQIFKTSATKGTGLDEAMEWLVESLKSRQ; translated from the exons ATGG GGGGATTTTTCTCCAGCTTGTTTTCAGGCCTTTTTGGCACAAGAGAGATGAGAATTCTTATCTTGGGTCTGGACGGAGCTGGGAAAACTACCATACTCTACAGACTGCAAGTCGGAGAAGTTGTCACTACAATCCCCA CCATCGGTTTTAACGTTGAAACTGTGACTTACAAGAACCTGAAGTTCCAAGTATGGGATCTTGGTGGGCAGACCAGTATCAG GCCATACTGGCGTTGCTACTACTCCAACACAGATGCTGTGATTTATGTTGTGGACAGCAGTGACCGTGATAGAATGGGTATTTCAAAGTCTGAGCTGGTGGCTATGTTGGAG GAGGAAGAATTAAAGAAGGCCATCTTAGTGGTGTTTGCAAACAAGCAGGACATGGAGCAAGCAATGACACCCACTGAGGTGGCCAACTCCCTAGGCTTACCTGCACTCAAAGACAGAAAGTGGCAGATCTTCAAAACATCTGCTACTAAAGGAACAGGCCTGGATGAGGCCATGGAATG GCTCGTGGAGTCCCTGAAGAGCAGGCAGTAa
- the LOC119263260 gene encoding cell wall protein IFF6-like — protein sequence MTCQATTRDSRSTATDTAQTRDSSSTATDTAQTRDSRITATDTAQTRDSRSTVQILRRLGTPAALPPILRRLGTPATLPPILRRLGTPAALSRYLADSGLPQHCHRYCADSGLPQHCPDTAQTRDSRSTATDTSQTRDSRNTATDTAQTRDSRSTVQIPRRLGTPATLPPILRRLGTPAALSRYLADSGLPQHCHRYCADSGLPQHCHRYCADSGLPQHCHRYCADSGLPEIL from the exons ATGACGTGTCAAGCCACG ACTCGGGACTCCCGCAGCACTGCCACAGATACTGCGCAGACTCgggactccagcagcactgccacCGATACTGCGCAGACTCGGGACTCCCGCATCACTGCCACCGATACTGCGCAGACTCGGGACTCCCGCAGCACTGTCCAGATACTGCGCAGACTCGGGACTCCCGCAGCACTGCCACCGATACTGCGCAGACTCGGGACTCCCGCAACACTGCCACCGATACTGCGCAGACTCGGGACTCCCGCAGCACTGTCCAGATACCTCGCAGACTCGGGACTCCCGCAACACTGCCACCGATACTGCGCAGACTCGGGACTCCCGCAGCACTGTCCAGATACTGCGCAGACTCGGGACTCCCGCAGCACTGCCACCGATACCTCGCAGACTCGGGACTCCCGCAACACTGCCACCGATACTGCGCAGACTCGGGACTCCCGCAGCACTGTCCAGATACCTCGCAGACTCGGGACTCCCGCAACACTGCCACCGATACTGCGCAGACTCGGGACTCCCGCAGCACTGTCCAGATACCTCGCAGACTCGGGACTCCCGCAACACTGCCACCGATACTGCGCAGACTCGGGACTCCCGCAGCACTGCCACCGATACTGCGCAGACTCGGGACTCCCGCAACACTGCCACCGATACTGCGCAGACTCGGGACTCCCAGAGATTTTGTAG